From Ananas comosus cultivar F153 linkage group 8, ASM154086v1, whole genome shotgun sequence, one genomic window encodes:
- the LOC109714596 gene encoding alcohol dehydrogenase-like 3 — protein MTEFDQGWGTTIVLGIHPSPRLLPLHPMELFDGRRITGCVFGDFKGKSQLPAIVDKCLTGEIRLNLDGFITHELPFTEINKAFQLLEEGKSLRCLLHL, from the exons ATGACTGAATTTGACCAG GGATGGGGAACGACGATCGTTCTCGGGATACATCCCTCCCCGAGATTGCTTCCCTTGCATCCCATGGAGCTATTTGATGGGAGGAGGATCACCGGCTGCGTGTTTGGAGACTTCAAGGGAAAGTCCCAGCTCCCGGCCATCGTAGACAAGTGCCTCACAGGG GAAATTAGGCTAAATTTGGATGGGTTCATAACCCACGAGCTTCCATTCACGGAGATAAACAAAGCTTTTCAATTGCTAGAGGAAGGAAAATCCCTGAGGTGCTTGCTCCACCTTTGA